From the genome of Colwellia psychrerythraea 34H, one region includes:
- a CDS encoding DUF5011 domain-containing protein — translation MSYLKSRSSNINSIQSYTLKTVAAAVMLSLSSGAYAACDYTAGDDFDNDGVTNLQDGAPCDTDLQQITINRVINSDFEAGANFWAKVSADASYTSVDNSFDGSKAIEMTTTKNNKGLSAPDMTGDGFSSITLRFWAKAVTVSDHTAPLKIKLTLKAEDGSLNGKGAPTSDKFLAPILVDNQDDPDLADDVTIINASEWTPISRTFVFADIQAEADEAIALGGLTTGTRIALTDGKYNDIIKLQIQPAKAGDVILIDNVSLFSDTDKATMQFNVITDTDDDGLMNDADAHPTQAYFTESKPGDDFDGDGIINSADTHPYSTTPATDLNNDGYDDTTAPLINALASSTTTLELLDAEQDNWSVVKFVSSKDAKIGETSYKVNNAATSKANIVTIDATEQVSLGFWAKTDVAGFAATGEAFFVKARLIKANADDSDVFVNLTLTDTDLSTEWQYFQLDKNLSDTQTANEVELILLKPTIENLGNLWIDGITLFADQNTDALLAAGRDSDSDGIPDFNDNDDDNDGLLDGEDLEPLNAIGSFDAPDIDHDGVADTADVDTDGILDYFEDRTAPVLTLSGSNISIQIGGEYNELGATALDDTDGDITANISVSGSVDTSTLGDYTLSYDVMDAEANAAITLTRVVSIVSEEVIDTSAPIISLIGDASFSVIEGGSYTDAGATALDETDGDITANITSTGSVDTAVIGTYVITYTVSDAAGNIATLTRDVTVGSTDATAPVITLVGETNIIVVEGEEYTDAGALAEDERDGDISVNIVVTGSVDVSTTGSYTLTYNISDAAGNSAEEVTREVTVVSDAVPVFSGALPELTFHKTSVDAVIILSDLTDAPVAIDEKDGAITATTGFKDTVYQPGKTYTITWKATNSAGNSSEITQNLTVTAPEVVIEEVESKGGSFSFAGLFLMVGLFTRRLLTKK, via the coding sequence ATGTCATATCTGAAAAGTAGAAGCAGCAATATCAATAGTATTCAAAGCTATACATTAAAAACAGTCGCTGCAGCGGTAATGTTATCATTAAGCTCAGGTGCTTATGCCGCCTGTGATTACACTGCCGGTGATGATTTTGATAACGATGGCGTAACGAATCTACAAGATGGTGCTCCTTGTGATACTGACTTACAACAAATCACCATCAACAGAGTCATTAACAGTGATTTTGAGGCTGGCGCTAACTTCTGGGCTAAAGTTTCAGCTGATGCTTCATATACATCAGTAGATAATAGTTTTGATGGTTCAAAAGCCATTGAAATGACAACAACAAAAAATAACAAAGGCTTAAGTGCTCCAGACATGACTGGGGATGGCTTCTCTTCAATCACACTGAGATTCTGGGCAAAAGCGGTTACCGTATCTGACCATACTGCACCACTCAAAATAAAACTGACTTTAAAAGCTGAAGACGGCAGTTTAAACGGCAAAGGAGCACCTACATCTGATAAGTTCCTCGCTCCTATACTAGTCGATAACCAAGATGATCCTGATTTAGCAGATGATGTAACCATCATCAATGCAAGCGAGTGGACTCCTATCTCTCGTACCTTTGTTTTTGCCGACATACAAGCTGAAGCCGATGAAGCGATTGCCTTAGGTGGTTTAACTACCGGCACTCGCATAGCTTTAACCGATGGCAAATACAATGATATTATTAAATTACAAATTCAACCTGCCAAAGCTGGCGATGTTATTTTAATTGATAATGTTAGTTTGTTTAGTGATACCGACAAAGCCACAATGCAATTTAATGTTATTACCGATACTGATGACGATGGTTTAATGAACGATGCTGATGCCCATCCAACACAAGCATATTTCACTGAATCTAAGCCAGGTGATGACTTTGACGGTGATGGTATCATCAACAGTGCTGATACTCATCCATATAGTACCACTCCAGCAACTGATTTAAATAACGATGGTTATGACGATACTACTGCCCCCCTAATCAATGCTTTAGCCTCATCAACAACTACGCTAGAACTGCTTGATGCCGAACAAGATAACTGGAGTGTAGTGAAATTTGTTTCCTCAAAAGATGCAAAAATTGGAGAGACTTCTTACAAAGTAAACAATGCTGCAACCAGCAAAGCCAATATTGTAACTATTGATGCAACTGAGCAGGTTTCGTTAGGGTTTTGGGCTAAAACCGATGTAGCAGGTTTTGCTGCGACTGGTGAAGCATTTTTTGTTAAAGCCAGATTGATTAAAGCAAATGCTGATGACTCAGATGTATTTGTTAATTTAACACTGACAGATACTGATTTATCTACCGAGTGGCAGTACTTCCAACTAGATAAAAACCTTAGTGACACTCAAACGGCCAACGAAGTAGAACTTATCCTCTTAAAGCCTACTATTGAAAACCTAGGCAATCTTTGGATTGATGGTATAACTTTATTCGCTGATCAGAATACCGATGCATTATTAGCAGCAGGCAGAGATTCAGACAGCGATGGTATTCCTGACTTTAATGATAACGATGACGATAATGATGGCTTGCTTGACGGTGAAGATTTAGAACCATTAAATGCTATTGGTAGCTTTGATGCACCTGATATTGATCACGATGGTGTTGCTGATACAGCTGATGTAGATACCGATGGTATTTTAGATTACTTTGAAGATAGAACTGCACCAGTTTTAACTTTATCTGGTAGTAACATCAGTATTCAGATAGGTGGAGAATATAATGAATTAGGCGCAACGGCATTAGATGATACTGATGGAGATATTACTGCCAACATTAGTGTTAGCGGTAGCGTTGATACTTCAACCTTGGGTGACTATACCTTAAGCTACGATGTGATGGATGCTGAAGCAAACGCAGCGATTACATTGACACGAGTTGTCAGCATAGTAAGTGAAGAAGTTATTGACACTTCCGCTCCTATTATTAGCTTAATTGGTGACGCCTCTTTTAGTGTTATTGAAGGTGGAAGCTACACTGATGCTGGTGCAACCGCACTAGATGAGACTGATGGTGACATCACTGCAAATATCACCTCCACAGGCAGTGTAGATACCGCTGTTATTGGTACTTATGTTATCACTTACACTGTTAGCGATGCTGCAGGGAATATTGCGACGCTAACTAGAGATGTTACCGTAGGAAGCACTGATGCTACTGCACCTGTTATTACCTTAGTAGGTGAGACCAATATAATAGTGGTTGAGGGTGAAGAATATACCGATGCTGGCGCGTTGGCAGAAGATGAAAGAGATGGAGATATAAGCGTAAACATCGTTGTAACTGGTAGTGTTGATGTGTCTACAACTGGCTCTTATACCTTAACTTACAATATTAGTGATGCTGCGGGAAATAGTGCTGAAGAAGTAACAAGAGAAGTAACTGTAGTTAGTGATGCTGTACCTGTTTTCTCAGGTGCTTTACCTGAGCTGACCTTCCATAAAACCAGTGTTGATGCTGTTATTATACTAAGTGATTTAACCGATGCTCCTGTTGCCATTGATGAAAAAGATGGTGCTATTACCGCAACTACAGGTTTTAAAGATACTGTTTATCAGCCAGGTAAAACTTACACTATTACTTGGAAAGCCACCAATTCTGCTGGTAACAGCAGTGAAATAACACAAAACCTGACAGTAACCGCACCAGAAGTGGTTATCGAAGAAGTTGAAAGTAAAGGGGGTAGTTTCTCATTTGCTGGTTTATTCCTAATGGTAGGTCTATTTACTCGAAGATTATTAACTAAAAAATAA
- a CDS encoding glycoside hydrolase family 3 C-terminal domain-containing protein → MNYSKLKSIPIYFSLLAISVSNVGCVQQDVEANLTSKTLSENLDSKALRHKNKEQDIESLLAQLTLEEKISLVHANTKFANAAVERLGIHSMEMSDGPHGVRRQISRDSWKPAGWDDDQATYLPPLTAVAASWDPQMATLHGNVLGSEARHRNKDVILGPGVNLARLPLYGRNFEYLGEDPFLAAKLVVPEIIAIQANDVAATVKHFALNTQELNRHGVDATPDERTLREVYLPAFEAAVKEGNTYAMMGSYNNVYGTNANQNKHLIMDILKGEWGYQGLLMTDWDVDINTYDAAMNGLDLEMGTRAKSYDDYFLAKPLLKMIQSGKVPVAVLDDKVRRILRVQLSIGMMDKQRFSGQRNTQEHRDFSRQIATQGVVLLKNESVASANHTNTVLPLDKNKVKNILVLGPNADKKHGSGGGSSQVKSLWEITPLQGLKDKLGDNVEIQFMRARSQSGVQPIAEDFVKTNNRGTGTPAWRLIEYKTKDRNKKAAHYGWLPESSYNSPLGDVIQHINLKADIMPLASGEHVLKLGGKGNVNLVINGKEVINTTLSGDKTYQHKLTLKQGKKYVFTLGYDGADNVVLGWNAPGSPFSTKDEYLAAAKNADAVIYYAGLSHADDRESKDRSNMVLPNNQDDIISDLIAVNSTTVVFVIGGSAVEMPWAEQANAIVWGWYGGMEAGHSYADILFGDVNPSGKMPITLPKKLTDTAPIVLNDYNEKTSTYPEGVFIGYRWFEQQNIEPLFPFGHGLSYTHFSFGDISLNKDVISAGETITASVKITNTGKVAGAEVVQLYLHDEESSVPRPVKELKGFEKVFLQPGESQTVMLTLTQRDLSFWDVNTKNWLAEQGQFSVHIGSSVNDIKTSTSFSYQ, encoded by the coding sequence ATGAATTATTCTAAACTTAAAAGTATTCCTATTTACTTTTCTTTACTTGCAATATCAGTAAGCAATGTAGGCTGTGTTCAACAAGATGTTGAAGCCAACTTAACCTCTAAAACATTGAGTGAAAATCTGGACTCAAAAGCCCTTCGTCACAAAAATAAAGAGCAAGATATTGAGAGTTTATTAGCTCAACTGACCTTAGAAGAAAAAATATCACTCGTACATGCTAATACTAAGTTCGCTAATGCTGCGGTTGAACGTCTAGGTATTCATAGTATGGAAATGAGTGATGGGCCTCATGGAGTTCGCCGACAGATATCTCGCGACAGTTGGAAACCAGCAGGCTGGGACGATGACCAAGCGACTTACCTCCCTCCCCTGACTGCAGTTGCTGCTAGTTGGGATCCGCAAATGGCTACACTGCATGGTAATGTTTTAGGTAGTGAAGCTCGTCATCGAAATAAAGATGTTATTTTAGGGCCTGGCGTTAACCTTGCTCGTCTGCCTTTATATGGTAGAAATTTTGAGTACTTAGGTGAAGACCCTTTTCTTGCCGCTAAATTAGTGGTGCCTGAAATTATTGCAATACAAGCGAATGATGTCGCTGCAACAGTAAAACATTTTGCACTTAATACCCAAGAGCTAAATCGTCATGGTGTTGATGCAACGCCCGATGAACGTACCTTACGTGAAGTTTACCTGCCAGCATTTGAAGCAGCAGTAAAAGAGGGTAATACCTACGCTATGATGGGGTCATACAATAATGTTTATGGTACTAATGCCAATCAAAATAAACATTTAATTATGGATATACTAAAAGGTGAATGGGGCTACCAAGGTTTGTTAATGACTGACTGGGATGTTGATATTAATACCTATGACGCTGCCATGAATGGCCTTGATCTAGAGATGGGCACCCGCGCTAAGAGTTACGATGATTATTTTTTAGCTAAGCCTTTATTAAAGATGATCCAATCAGGCAAAGTGCCCGTAGCTGTACTTGACGATAAAGTGCGCCGTATATTACGTGTACAATTAAGCATTGGCATGATGGACAAACAACGTTTTTCTGGCCAACGTAATACCCAAGAGCACAGAGATTTTTCTCGACAAATAGCAACACAGGGTGTGGTGTTACTTAAAAATGAAAGTGTTGCTAGTGCTAATCACACAAACACGGTATTACCTTTAGATAAAAATAAAGTAAAAAATATCTTAGTATTAGGTCCTAATGCCGATAAAAAACATGGCAGTGGTGGCGGTTCATCGCAAGTAAAATCCCTTTGGGAAATAACACCTCTACAAGGTCTTAAAGATAAGCTTGGTGATAATGTTGAAATACAGTTTATGCGCGCCCGCAGTCAAAGTGGTGTGCAACCTATTGCTGAAGATTTTGTTAAAACCAATAATCGTGGCACGGGCACACCCGCTTGGCGATTAATTGAATATAAAACCAAAGATCGCAATAAAAAAGCTGCACATTATGGCTGGTTACCTGAATCTAGTTATAACTCGCCGCTAGGTGATGTTATTCAACATATAAATTTAAAAGCTGACATTATGCCGCTAGCCAGCGGTGAACATGTGTTGAAGCTAGGTGGTAAAGGCAATGTTAACTTAGTGATTAATGGTAAAGAAGTGATCAATACTACCTTAAGCGGTGACAAGACTTACCAACACAAGTTAACGTTAAAACAAGGCAAAAAATATGTTTTTACTCTTGGATATGATGGTGCTGATAACGTTGTGTTAGGCTGGAATGCTCCAGGTAGTCCATTTAGCACTAAAGATGAATATTTAGCAGCAGCAAAAAATGCCGATGCTGTAATCTATTATGCAGGCTTAAGCCATGCTGATGATCGTGAATCGAAAGATAGGTCAAATATGGTATTACCGAATAACCAAGATGATATTATCAGTGATTTAATTGCGGTAAACTCAACAACAGTGGTCTTTGTTATCGGTGGCTCAGCGGTTGAAATGCCATGGGCAGAACAAGCCAATGCTATTGTTTGGGGCTGGTATGGCGGCATGGAAGCTGGACATAGTTATGCTGACATATTGTTTGGCGATGTTAATCCATCAGGAAAAATGCCAATAACATTGCCAAAAAAATTAACCGATACAGCACCAATCGTACTTAATGATTACAATGAAAAAACCTCTACATATCCTGAAGGTGTCTTTATTGGTTACCGTTGGTTTGAACAGCAAAACATTGAACCATTGTTTCCTTTTGGCCATGGCCTAAGTTATACCCATTTTTCTTTTGGTGACATCTCCCTTAACAAAGATGTCATTTCTGCGGGTGAAACCATTACAGCAAGCGTAAAAATAACCAATACCGGTAAAGTGGCTGGAGCAGAAGTTGTTCAATTATACCTACATGATGAAGAATCGAGTGTTCCTCGCCCAGTAAAAGAACTAAAAGGCTTTGAAAAAGTATTCTTACAACCCGGTGAAAGTCAAACAGTTATGCTTACTTTAACCCAACGCGATTTATCTTTTTGGGATGTAAACACTAAAAACTGGCTAGCAGAGCAAGGTCAATTCTCTGTACATATCGGCAGCTCGGTAAATGATATTAAAACGAGTACTAGTTTTTCTTATCAATAG
- a CDS encoding putative Ig domain-containing protein, protein MKNKLAITKLSNNVFLLLCTALTFTPIANAAEVIELTIAEPSALKPDFIGYNANMMSAMSTNPWDRTELTQLYKNTGTSIIRYPGGTIANNFDWPTGNQIKINSSGEESLGSYDYKISNFKTGYQNAGFEPIFVVNLLTRDLQHTLDGLADATAKSLPINRIELGNEFFLKDEAYVDMFPSGQDYVSKADIWTDAIKAIYPHVEIAYVSTMKKDPRSLEWNEKISQCTKCDAIIIHTYTRSELNPVLPADKSTSYFGTNEEQNQQWQQFITNSGVDIMLAQPFEAWHGYTSLNNLPSDKKIWITEFNMKDGTGPTRNTWAHALFNANQLQSFLTDGRVEIALLHNLITGAKSGSHYLGNTFSGLTIDHGQGDLSSQKYSLSAGGIAMRAFGSVLKGMDTIAKINLSDTPTVSPTGYADYDAIYGWQGSNSANEEQRYLLINTSSVSYTVNTENLTTSNKSVRQYWTKPQTFIHSEEVLSGGMVNSLPTLLKLPAYSITVIGETAIELPSNYQQTLTLTATDDHFTKEANPNGKGQPTASQININNSEGDQSRPHIKFNTNQVKGSIESVTLKVYSESVTDTVSAHKINNEWDEYELTWNTMPTLGEFINSASADKNAWLEINVTASLLKSDSLLSFALTNSLTSLNKFSSKEGNKAPELIITTSNAVINVADTNITKDDANILQYYSNSLADAVSDDDNDKLSFYKTSGPSWLMLWSNGKIEGTPTADDIGENTFAIKVSDNTGQASATTALNLTINVISDAPTNAAPVWNNIQNILQQATENISYNSNILALATDADNDALIFAKVSGPDWLSLSDAGEVTGTATNSDIGENNVIVSVTDGTNNSNEFINNELIITVTAEIAVEPINNAPTWSNENIALELATQEQAYTNNIMTFTNDLDGDILVFAKVSGPQWLTLSEAGDITGTPSGNDIGENIFILSVTDSDSDTAQVINNTFTIIVSTKPEPEPTPKTEEDNSEGGSISFSLLLLCFLRVFTMRNKF, encoded by the coding sequence ATGAAAAATAAATTAGCCATTACAAAACTATCTAACAATGTATTTCTGCTCCTTTGCACTGCATTAACATTTACACCAATAGCCAATGCGGCAGAAGTGATTGAGTTAACCATTGCTGAACCAAGTGCTTTGAAGCCAGACTTTATCGGTTATAATGCCAACATGATGTCAGCGATGAGCACAAATCCGTGGGATCGCACAGAACTAACACAACTTTACAAGAACACAGGCACTTCCATAATACGTTACCCCGGCGGCACCATTGCTAATAACTTTGATTGGCCCACAGGCAATCAAATAAAAATAAATTCTTCAGGTGAAGAAAGTTTAGGAAGTTATGACTACAAAATTAGTAATTTTAAAACCGGGTATCAAAACGCAGGGTTTGAGCCAATTTTTGTCGTTAACCTATTAACGAGAGATCTACAGCATACCCTTGACGGTCTTGCAGATGCTACTGCCAAAAGTCTTCCAATAAACCGTATAGAATTAGGCAATGAGTTCTTTTTAAAAGATGAAGCCTATGTAGATATGTTTCCAAGTGGTCAAGACTACGTCAGCAAAGCAGATATCTGGACTGATGCCATTAAAGCGATTTATCCTCATGTAGAGATTGCTTATGTCAGTACCATGAAAAAAGATCCACGCTCATTAGAGTGGAATGAAAAAATATCACAATGTACAAAGTGCGATGCCATCATCATTCACACCTATACACGAAGTGAGCTAAATCCGGTATTACCCGCAGACAAAAGTACTAGTTACTTCGGTACCAATGAAGAGCAAAACCAACAATGGCAACAATTTATCACCAATAGTGGTGTTGATATTATGTTAGCTCAGCCTTTTGAAGCGTGGCATGGTTACACCTCTTTAAACAATTTACCTAGTGACAAAAAAATTTGGATCACCGAATTTAATATGAAAGATGGAACAGGCCCTACTCGAAACACATGGGCCCATGCACTTTTTAATGCTAATCAACTACAAAGTTTTTTAACCGACGGACGAGTAGAGATTGCTTTATTACATAACCTGATAACTGGTGCAAAATCAGGCTCTCATTACTTAGGCAATACTTTTAGTGGTTTAACCATAGATCATGGTCAAGGCGACTTATCTTCACAAAAATACAGTTTATCTGCAGGTGGCATTGCCATGAGAGCATTTGGCAGCGTGTTAAAAGGCATGGACACTATCGCCAAAATAAACTTATCAGACACTCCAACCGTTTCACCAACAGGTTATGCTGACTATGATGCTATTTACGGCTGGCAAGGTAGTAACAGCGCTAATGAAGAGCAGCGTTATTTGTTAATAAATACCTCGTCAGTAAGCTACACAGTTAACACTGAAAACTTAACAACAAGCAATAAATCCGTTCGCCAATATTGGACAAAACCACAAACATTTATTCACTCAGAAGAGGTGCTTTCCGGTGGTATGGTTAATAGCTTACCTACATTGCTTAAGCTTCCTGCCTACAGCATTACGGTAATTGGTGAAACGGCTATTGAGCTACCCAGTAATTATCAACAAACGTTAACATTAACGGCAACTGACGATCACTTTACTAAAGAAGCAAACCCTAATGGCAAAGGACAACCAACAGCCAGTCAAATAAATATAAATAATAGTGAGGGAGACCAATCAAGACCTCATATTAAATTTAACACCAATCAAGTAAAAGGCAGTATAGAGTCAGTTACTTTAAAGGTTTATTCAGAATCAGTTACCGACACAGTCAGCGCCCATAAAATAAATAATGAATGGGATGAGTATGAATTAACATGGAATACTATGCCTACGTTAGGAGAATTCATTAATAGTGCAAGTGCCGATAAAAATGCTTGGTTAGAAATAAATGTTACGGCTAGTCTATTAAAAAGCGACTCGCTACTGTCATTTGCATTAACGAATAGTTTAACGTCATTAAATAAATTCAGTTCTAAAGAAGGCAATAAAGCACCTGAATTAATAATTACCACCAGTAATGCCGTCATTAATGTGGCTGATACAAATATCACCAAAGATGATGCTAATATCTTACAATACTATAGTAACAGCCTAGCCGATGCCGTTAGTGATGATGATAATGATAAGCTTTCATTTTATAAAACATCAGGACCATCTTGGTTAATGTTATGGTCAAACGGAAAAATTGAAGGTACACCGACAGCCGATGATATTGGTGAGAATACTTTTGCAATAAAAGTGAGTGATAACACTGGACAAGCAAGTGCAACAACAGCATTAAACCTAACCATTAACGTTATTAGTGATGCACCTACTAATGCAGCTCCTGTTTGGAATAACATTCAAAACATACTGCAACAAGCAACAGAAAACATCAGTTATAACAGTAATATTTTAGCCTTGGCAACCGATGCAGATAACGATGCATTAATTTTTGCCAAAGTATCAGGTCCCGACTGGTTGTCTCTTTCTGATGCTGGCGAAGTAACGGGTACAGCAACAAATTCAGATATTGGTGAAAATAACGTTATAGTGAGTGTTACCGATGGCACAAACAATTCAAATGAATTTATCAACAACGAATTAATTATTACCGTAACAGCAGAAATTGCCGTTGAGCCAATAAATAACGCCCCAACTTGGTCAAATGAAAATATAGCACTTGAGCTAGCAACACAAGAGCAAGCTTATACCAATAATATAATGACTTTTACCAACGACCTTGACGGGGATATCTTAGTTTTTGCTAAAGTGTCAGGGCCACAATGGTTAACGCTTTCTGAAGCAGGAGATATCACTGGTACACCTAGCGGTAATGATATAGGTGAGAATATTTTTATCCTTAGCGTCACCGATAGTGATAGTGATACAGCTCAAGTAATAAATAATACTTTTACAATAATAGTCAGCACCAAGCCAGAACCTGAGCCAACGCCAAAAACTGAAGAGGACAACTCTGAGGGAGGTTCAATTAGTTTCAGTTTATTACTCCTATGCTTTTTAAGAGTATTCACAATGCGTAATAAATTTTAG
- a CDS encoding sulfatase, producing MKNFLMKKIIYSGVLSIHFILAFVVNSVGAAQLKKSSTLSMNVLFITIDDLNNDLGAYGHHLVKSPNIDALAKKGIRFDKAYSQSPMCTPSRSSFMTGLYPDQTGIIAHGSHTQMTAHFREHIPKVTTLPQLFKNNGYFSGRVGKIYHQGVPNQIGTSGADDAASWHETVNPIGLDKDVEDKIIAFNEKALVRQSFGGVLSFLAIGDDDKAHTDGKVATETINMIKDHHPDKTGKPFFIGAGFYRPHTPFVAPKKYFDLYPLEKIKPYIAPKNDRKDIPDIALQDREGQVGLTLNQRKQIIQGYYAAVSYVDAQVGRVLDALKQQDLSDNTIVVFLSDHGYELGQHGLWQKGSLFEGSARAPLIIYAPNVKDNGRVVTSPVELVDIYPTLAKLTGLVAPEYLAGKDLTPALNDVDFQVRKGAYSAILNRNKGDNNQFAFTKIRGHSIRTNRYRYTEWGEGYFGAELYDHKNDPQELKNLADKVSLESVRIKMKWLLNDAMDDAQKRIKSIE from the coding sequence ATGAAAAATTTTCTTATGAAAAAAATTATATACAGTGGAGTCCTTTCCATCCATTTTATTCTGGCTTTCGTTGTCAATTCTGTCGGTGCAGCACAATTAAAGAAAAGTAGTACACTATCGATGAATGTACTCTTTATCACTATTGATGACTTAAATAACGATTTAGGTGCTTATGGCCATCATTTGGTAAAAAGCCCAAATATTGATGCTTTAGCAAAGAAAGGCATTCGTTTTGATAAAGCCTATAGCCAATCCCCAATGTGCACGCCAAGTCGCTCTAGTTTTATGACTGGTTTGTATCCAGACCAAACGGGCATTATTGCCCATGGTTCACATACTCAAATGACAGCACATTTTCGTGAGCATATTCCCAAAGTAACTACTTTACCGCAGTTATTTAAAAATAATGGGTACTTTTCTGGCCGTGTAGGTAAAATTTATCATCAAGGAGTGCCTAATCAAATAGGTACTTCGGGGGCCGATGATGCTGCTTCTTGGCACGAAACAGTCAACCCTATTGGTTTGGATAAAGACGTTGAGGATAAGATTATTGCTTTTAATGAAAAAGCACTAGTACGACAATCATTTGGTGGGGTATTAAGCTTTTTAGCTATTGGGGATGATGACAAAGCACATACCGATGGTAAAGTTGCCACAGAAACGATCAACATGATAAAAGACCATCATCCAGATAAAACGGGTAAGCCATTTTTCATTGGTGCGGGATTTTATCGACCTCATACTCCCTTTGTTGCGCCTAAAAAATATTTTGATTTATATCCACTAGAGAAAATAAAACCCTATATTGCTCCGAAAAATGACCGTAAAGATATTCCTGATATTGCTCTTCAAGATAGAGAAGGGCAGGTAGGGCTAACTCTGAACCAACGCAAACAAATTATCCAAGGTTACTATGCTGCGGTTTCTTACGTTGACGCACAAGTAGGACGAGTGCTTGATGCTTTAAAGCAACAAGATTTAAGTGATAATACTATTGTGGTTTTTCTATCGGACCACGGTTATGAACTAGGTCAGCACGGTTTATGGCAAAAGGGTAGTTTGTTTGAGGGATCGGCTCGCGCTCCGTTAATCATTTATGCACCAAATGTTAAGGATAATGGTCGCGTGGTAACATCTCCTGTTGAGTTAGTTGATATTTATCCAACACTAGCAAAGCTTACCGGATTAGTGGCCCCTGAGTATTTGGCAGGAAAAGATTTAACCCCCGCGCTTAATGATGTTGATTTTCAAGTGAGAAAGGGCGCTTATTCCGCTATTTTAAATCGCAACAAAGGGGATAATAATCAATTTGCTTTTACAAAAATACGGGGACACTCAATTCGCACCAATCGATATCGTTATACCGAGTGGGGGGAAGGGTATTTTGGCGCAGAGCTTTATGACCATAAAAATGATCCTCAAGAGCTTAAAAATTTGGCTGATAAAGTATCGTTAGAAAGCGTCAGAATCAAAATGAAGTGGCTTCTCAATGATGCCATGGATGATGCACAAAAACGCATTAAATCAATTGAATAG